A genomic window from Lotus japonicus ecotype B-129 chromosome 1, LjGifu_v1.2 includes:
- the LOC130732999 gene encoding meiotic recombination protein SPO11-1 isoform X2, whose product MKLESQSQSQSNALLTKIKEFTRALLLDLTSGRSPLILIDRFRNHCTNLSSNNCFCSSGLPCGKEALTLCKESHVHRIDVMLRVLLIVQKLLQENKHTSKRDIYYMHPSVFLDQSVVDRSINDICVLMQCSRHDLNVVPAGKGIVMGWIRFFEGKRIYDCISSPNTAHPIPVHVEEVQDIVSVAHYILVVEKESVFQRLANDQFCNANRCIIITGRGYPDIPTRRFLRLLVDNLHLPAYCLVDCDPYGFDILTTYRFGSMQMAYDTKHLRVPEIHWLGAFPSDSERYLVPKQCLLPLTAEDKRKIEAMLLRCYLQREVPRWRLELKLMLQKGVKFELEALSVRTLAFLTESYIPSKIHES is encoded by the exons atgaagttggaatcacaatcacaatcacagaGCAATGCTCTTCTCACCAAAATCAAAG AATTCACTCGAGCTTTGCTCTTGGACCTCACCAGTGGACGCTCACCGCTCATTCTCATCGATCGATTCAGAAACCACTGCACCAATCTCAGCTCCAACAACTG TTTCTGCAGCTCCGGTTTGCCTTGCGGAAAGGAAGCTCTCACGCTTTGCAAGGAAAGCCATGTTCACAGAATAG atgttatgttgagggtgttgtTGATTGTTCAGAAGCTTTTGCAAGAGAACAAGCACACTTCCAAGAGGGACATTTATTACATGCATCCATCTGTGTTTTTGG ATCAGTCAGTTGTGGACCGCTCAATAAATGATATATGTGTCCTTATGCAGTGCAGTCGCCATGACCTTAATGTG GTACCTGCTGGGAAAGG GATAGTCATGGGCTGGATAAGATTCTTTGAAGGAAAAAGGATATATGACTGCATCAGTTCTCCCAACACT GCCCACCCTATCCCTGTTCATGTTGAAGAAGTTCAAG ATATCGTTAGTGTTGCTCATTACATATTAGTTGTCGAGAAAGAATCAG TTTTCCAAAGATTAGCAAACGACCAGTTCTGCAATGCAAATCGTTGCATCATCATCACT GGAAGAGGCTACCCAGATATCCCTACAAGAAG ATTTTTGCGGCTTCTGGTTGATAATTTGCACCTCCCCGCATATTGCTTGGTAGATTGTGATCCCTATGGCTTTGACATCTTAACCACTTACAGATTTGGTTCCATG CAAATGGCTTATGACACGAAGCATCTTCGTGTCCCAGAGATACACTGGCTTGGAGCTTTTCCTTCAGATTCTGAGAGATATTTGGTCCCAAAACAGTGCCTTCTTCCTCTGACTGCTGAAG ACAAGAGAAAAATTGAAGCCATGCTGCTTAGATGCTATCTGCAAAGGGAGGTGCCACGATGGAG GTTGGAGTTAAAGCTGATGCTGCAGAAAGGAGTTAAGTTTGAGCTTGAAGCATTATCTGTGCGTACTCTTGCTTTCTTGACAGAGTCTTACATCCCTTCTAAAATTCATG AGTCATAG
- the LOC130732997 gene encoding DEK domain-containing chromatin-associated protein 4-like isoform X2, with protein MGEEESVNAVSKTDPNGDSVPEKALGDMSEKKDLEAEGGKILENNGVKDLKEDGVNEMEVDKKADGGEGLDAKDDKVDDNKLVKDNTKVDDVEELKQDKKVDDGEELKEAEKVDDGELLKEDKKVDDGEELTEDKKVGDGEELTEDKKVDDGEDLKEDKKVDGGEEIKEDEKVDGGEEIKEDEKVDGGEEIKENKKDDGKKETEEDKRDDHVHVTEENKKDDTEEESVKLDDETGVKETEDIKEKNENAEAKKPELDAMEEDGVAEDKNESSEKEKIQEKAEDDEDKVAEKSKDEDNAGIQEDDGDEDKVAEKSKEEDCAEDSEKEKIQEEEDEDEDQVAKKSKEEDNAEIQEEDDDEDKVAEKSKEDSTEDIKVEKRSRKRVRGKNNGEKVTKKRKELKETEPRTPSINRPVRERKSVERLVTSMEKDASKEFHIEKGRGTPLKDIPNVAFKITRRKIDDNFKLLHTILFGRRAKAIQVKSNILRFSGFVWHENEEKQMIKVKEKFDKCNKEKLLEFCDLFDVPIAKSTTRKEDIIAKLVDFLGAPQATTTVLLAEKDKSNKTNKRKRTPKRSSSRSGTTSSGRSTKSRKRTKDSSAAEERKNTTDTENESEEEEKDEENEEENENGVPDKSDDEMPDQSVSEDRNDSDNESEDVKTPRKRNKVSSTKKESAEKSKKIITVERKPRSAPKRISKKPLATHESDDDSEESPKVSSRKKKNEKQGKQKTSTVTKSSSSKEKTEKVTKGRSKSKGKLSPSDGQIRDAICEIFKEVDFNTATFTDILKLLAKQFNTDLTPRKASIKVIIQEELTKLADQAEDDDDGEGDGEDDETQEVEA; from the exons ATGGGTGAGGAAGAATCAGTAAATGCAGTTTCCAAGACTGACCCTAATGGCGATAGCGTGCCAGAGAAAGCTTTAGGTGATATGAGTGAAAAGAAGGATTTGGAAGCTGAGGGAGGAAAGATCTTGGAGAATAATGGAGTCAAAGACTTGAAGGAGGATGGTGTAAATGAAATGGAAGTTGATAAGAAAGCTGACGGTGGAGAAGGACTAGATGCAAAGGATGATAAAGTTGATGATAACAAATTAGTAAAAGACAATACGAAAGTTGATGACGTGGAAGAATTAAAACAGGATAAGAAAGTTGATGATGGAGAAGAATTGAAAGAGGCTGAGAAAGTTGATGATGGGGAATTATTAAAAGAGGATAAGAAAGTTGATGATGGGGAGGAATTGACAGAGGATAAGAAAGTTGGTGATGGGGAAGAATTGACAGAGGATAAGAAAGTTGATGATGGGGAAGATTTGAAAGAGGATAAGAAAGTTGATGGAGGGGAAGAAATTAAGGAGGATGAGAAAGTTGATGGTGGGGAAGAAATTAAGGAGGATGAGAAAGTTGATGGCGGGGAAGAAATAAAGGAGAATAAGAAAGATGATGGCaagaaagaaacagaagaagATAAGAGAGATGATCATGTGCACGTAACAGAAGAAAATAAGAAAGATGATACTGAGGAAGAAAGTGTCAAATTGGATGATGAAACTGGGGTTAAGGAAACTGAGGATATTAAAGAGAAGAATGAAAATGCTGAAGCTAAGAAACCAGAATTGGATGCGATGGAAGAAGATGGTGTCGCTGAAGACAAAAATGAGAGCAGCGAAAAGGAGAAAATTCAAGAAAAGGCGGAAGATGATGAGGATAAGGttgctgagaagtcaaaagacGAAGATAATGCAGGAATCCAAGAAGATGACGGTGATGAGGATAAGGttgctgagaagtcaaaagaagaagattgcGCAGAAGATAGTGAAAAGGAGAAAATTCAAGAAgaggaggatgaggatgaggatcaGGTGGCTAAGAagtcaaaagaagaagataatGCAGAAATTCaagaagaggatgatgatgaggataaggttgctgagaagtcaaaagaaGATAGTACAGAAGATATTAAGGTTGAGAAACGATCGAGAAAGCGTGTGAGAGGAAAGAACAATGGGGAGAAGGtgacaaagaaaagaaaggagCTGAAGGAGACAGAGCCAAGGACTCCTTCTATCAATCGCCCTGTACGTGAAAGGAAATCAGTGGAGAGGTTGGTAACATCAATGGAGAAAGATGCATCCAAAGAATTTCACATTGAAAAG GGTCGTGGTACACCTTTAAAAGATATACCCAATG TGGCATTTAAAATTACTAGAAGGAAGATTGATGATAATTTCAAATTGCTCCATACAATACTCTTCGGTAGGAGAGCCAAG GCAATTCAGGTCAAGAGTAATATATTAAGGTTTTCTGGTTTTGTATGGCATGAAAATGAG GAGAAACAGATGattaaagtaaaagaaaaatttgACAAATGCAATAAAGAGAAGTTACTGGAGTTCTGCGATTTGTTTGACGTACCAATTGCAAAGTCAACAACAAGGAAG GAAGATATTATTGCGAAGCTGGTAGACTTTTTGGGTGCCCCTCAAGCAACAACAACTGTGCTGCTTGCAGAAAAAGATAAG TCAAACAAGACAAATAAACGCAAGCGCACCCCAAAGCGGAGTTCATCTAGATCTGGAACAACATCATCGGGACGTTCTACTAAG AGTAGGAAGAGAACTAAAGATTCTTCAGCAGCCGAGGAGAGAAAGAATACAACTGATACAGAAAAtgaatcagaggaagaagagaaagatgaagagaatgaggaggaaaatgaaaatggTGTTCCTGACAAATCTGACGATGAAATGCCTGACCAATCTGTAAGTGAAGATAGAAATGATTCTGATAATGAATCTGAAGATGTGAAGACACCTAGAAAGAGGAATAAAGTATCATCCACAAAGAAAGAATCTGctgaaaaaagtaaaaagatTATTACAGTTGAAAGGAAACCTCGCTCAGCACCGAAGAGAATTTCCAAGAAGCCATTGGCAACACACGAGTCTGATGATGATAGTGAAGAAAGTCCAAAGGTCTCTTcgaggaaaaagaaaaatgaaaaacaaggaAAACAGAAGACCTCAACTGTGACTAAGTCTTCCTCCTCCAAAGAGAAAACGG AAAAGGTTACTAAAGGAAGGAGCAAGAGCAAAGGGAAGTTGAGCCCCAGTGATGGTCAGATACGCGATGCAATATGTGAAATTTTCAAAGAAGTCGACTTCAACACG GCTACATTTACGGACATTCTGAAGCTTCTTG CTAAGCAATTCAACACAGATCTAACCCCAAGAAAGGCATCTATAAAGGTAATCATTCAGGAAGAGCTGACAAAACTAGCTGATCAagcagaagatgatgatgatggagaaggggatggtgaagatgatgagaCCCAAGAAGTCGAAGCCTGA
- the LOC130731502 gene encoding uncharacterized protein LOC130731502 has protein sequence MLDELTVDDIIWTPFKDHRAHRPRDPRALYSVYIRTPFGRAVSRHLPERVTRQFGYIQDIPRHPSEIQTTRSLAETADAAYADYVPHLVPHRIPAIRPGDEVSDYMRWYSRVSHRFIIPDDRREELSAVSAMRRGVEMFEQSLEVPVLLQ, from the exons atgctcgatgagcttacGGTGGATGACATCATATGGACCCCATTTAaggaccatcgggctcatcgaccGCGGGATCCGAGGGCCCTCTATTCTGTCTACATCAGGACACCTTTCGGTCGGGCTGTGAGCcgacatctaccagagagggttacgcgccagtttggctacatacaggatatccctcgacacccctctgagatccagacgacgaggtcccttgctgagaccgcagatgctgctTATGCTGACTACGTGCCGCACCTGGTCCCTCATAGGATCCCTGCTATACGTCCAGGAGACGAAGTGTCagattacatgaggtggtatagcaGAGTGTCCCATCGattcatcatccctgatgataggagggaggagctcagtgccgtg TCTGCTATGCGTAGGGGTGTGGAGATGTTTGAGCAGTCACTGGAGGTGCCAGTGCTCCTGCAGTAG
- the LOC130731503 gene encoding uncharacterized protein LOC130731503 produces MKLNNNNQMPFINLSLLSIILICFALDKCVAHPHSSTDTVPSYELLKSTDQNASSPKSSSDSKTPSYVLSSEAPVAQSPTNADAPDAQSPADADAPDAQSLTLGDSSGYSSSFFGAFADILKGEDLSTTMPQQGDSSTKLDKNSKVEQICAHTQYPDICLKTIQPLLSHNVKIEITTALEVAIKACASQVKLTITKVEKHAATSLELANELADCKEKYQNALKSLQSAIRGIPDHDFGKLIITLSSVMADVSTCESKFEDMKSSSTKSKTDGLVSIMLNNCLSIASLVRH; encoded by the coding sequence ATGaagctcaacaacaacaaccaaatgCCCTTCATCAACCTATCACTCTTATCCATAATCCTCATATGTTTTGCACTAGACAAATGTGTAGCCCATCCCCATAGTTCCACGGACACGGTGCCCAGTTATGAATTATTAAAGTCAACTGATCAAAACGCTAGTTCTCCAAAATCATCAAGTGACTCAAAGACACCATCTTATGTCCTTTCTTCTGAAGCACCTGTTGCCCAGAGTCCAACTAACGCTGATGCACCTGATGCTCAAAGTCCGGCCGACGCTGACGCTCCTGATGCCCAAAGTTTGACCTTAGGGGACAGTTCTGGCTATTCATCCTCCTTCTTTGGTGCTTTTGCTGACATTCTTAAAGGCGAGGACCTTTCCACAACAATGCCTCAACAAGGTGACTCAAGTACCAAACTTGACAAGAATAGCAAGGTGGAACAAATATGTGCCCACACACAATACCCAGACATTTGCCTTAAAACCATTCAACCTTTGCTAAGCCACAACGTCAAGATTGAAATCACAACAGCGCTTGAAGTTGCCATAAAGGCTTGTGCTAGCCAAGTAAAGTTGACCATAACCAAGGTGGAAAAACATGCTGCTACATCACTAGAGCTTGCGAACGAGCTTGCTGATTGCAAGGAAAAATACCAGAATGCCTTGAAAAGCCTCCAGAGCGCGATCCGGGGCATCCCGGATCATGATTTTGGAAAACTTATCATCACGCTCAGTAGTGTCATGGCAGATGTTTCAACATGTGAAAGCAAATTTGAGGATATGAAATCATCATcaaccaaatcaaaaactgaTGGTTTAGTAAGCATCATGCTCAACAATTGTCTTTCCATTGCATCTTTGGTCCGCCATTAA
- the LOC130732999 gene encoding meiotic recombination protein SPO11-1 isoform X3: MKLESQSQSQSNALLTKIKEFTRALLLDLTSGRSPLILIDRFRNHCTNLSSNNCFCSSGLPCGKEALTLCKESHVHRIDVMLRVLLIVQKLLQENKHTSKRDIYYMHPSVFLDQSVVDRSINDICVLMQCSRHDLNVVPAGKGIVMGWIRFFEGKRIYDCISSPNTAHPIPVHVEEVQVFQRLANDQFCNANRCIIITGRGYPDIPTRRFLRLLVDNLHLPAYCLVDCDPYGFDILTTYRFGSMQMAYDTKHLRVPEIHWLGAFPSDSERYLVPKQCLLPLTAEDKRKIEAMLLRCYLQREVPRWRLELKLMLQKGVKFELEALSVRTLAFLTESYIPSKIHGKVKL; this comes from the exons atgaagttggaatcacaatcacaatcacagaGCAATGCTCTTCTCACCAAAATCAAAG AATTCACTCGAGCTTTGCTCTTGGACCTCACCAGTGGACGCTCACCGCTCATTCTCATCGATCGATTCAGAAACCACTGCACCAATCTCAGCTCCAACAACTG TTTCTGCAGCTCCGGTTTGCCTTGCGGAAAGGAAGCTCTCACGCTTTGCAAGGAAAGCCATGTTCACAGAATAG atgttatgttgagggtgttgtTGATTGTTCAGAAGCTTTTGCAAGAGAACAAGCACACTTCCAAGAGGGACATTTATTACATGCATCCATCTGTGTTTTTGG ATCAGTCAGTTGTGGACCGCTCAATAAATGATATATGTGTCCTTATGCAGTGCAGTCGCCATGACCTTAATGTG GTACCTGCTGGGAAAGG GATAGTCATGGGCTGGATAAGATTCTTTGAAGGAAAAAGGATATATGACTGCATCAGTTCTCCCAACACT GCCCACCCTATCCCTGTTCATGTTGAAGAAGTTCAAG TTTTCCAAAGATTAGCAAACGACCAGTTCTGCAATGCAAATCGTTGCATCATCATCACT GGAAGAGGCTACCCAGATATCCCTACAAGAAG ATTTTTGCGGCTTCTGGTTGATAATTTGCACCTCCCCGCATATTGCTTGGTAGATTGTGATCCCTATGGCTTTGACATCTTAACCACTTACAGATTTGGTTCCATG CAAATGGCTTATGACACGAAGCATCTTCGTGTCCCAGAGATACACTGGCTTGGAGCTTTTCCTTCAGATTCTGAGAGATATTTGGTCCCAAAACAGTGCCTTCTTCCTCTGACTGCTGAAG ACAAGAGAAAAATTGAAGCCATGCTGCTTAGATGCTATCTGCAAAGGGAGGTGCCACGATGGAG GTTGGAGTTAAAGCTGATGCTGCAGAAAGGAGTTAAGTTTGAGCTTGAAGCATTATCTGTGCGTACTCTTGCTTTCTTGACAGAGTCTTACATCCCTTCTAAAATTCATGGTAAAGTGAAATTGTAG
- the LOC130732999 gene encoding meiotic recombination protein SPO11-1 isoform X1, whose amino-acid sequence MKLESQSQSQSNALLTKIKEFTRALLLDLTSGRSPLILIDRFRNHCTNLSSNNCFCSSGLPCGKEALTLCKESHVHRIDVMLRVLLIVQKLLQENKHTSKRDIYYMHPSVFLDQSVVDRSINDICVLMQCSRHDLNVVPAGKGIVMGWIRFFEGKRIYDCISSPNTAHPIPVHVEEVQDIVSVAHYILVVEKESVFQRLANDQFCNANRCIIITGRGYPDIPTRRFLRLLVDNLHLPAYCLVDCDPYGFDILTTYRFGSMQMAYDTKHLRVPEIHWLGAFPSDSERYLVPKQCLLPLTAEDKRKIEAMLLRCYLQREVPRWRLELKLMLQKGVKFELEALSVRTLAFLTESYIPSKIHGKVKL is encoded by the exons atgaagttggaatcacaatcacaatcacagaGCAATGCTCTTCTCACCAAAATCAAAG AATTCACTCGAGCTTTGCTCTTGGACCTCACCAGTGGACGCTCACCGCTCATTCTCATCGATCGATTCAGAAACCACTGCACCAATCTCAGCTCCAACAACTG TTTCTGCAGCTCCGGTTTGCCTTGCGGAAAGGAAGCTCTCACGCTTTGCAAGGAAAGCCATGTTCACAGAATAG atgttatgttgagggtgttgtTGATTGTTCAGAAGCTTTTGCAAGAGAACAAGCACACTTCCAAGAGGGACATTTATTACATGCATCCATCTGTGTTTTTGG ATCAGTCAGTTGTGGACCGCTCAATAAATGATATATGTGTCCTTATGCAGTGCAGTCGCCATGACCTTAATGTG GTACCTGCTGGGAAAGG GATAGTCATGGGCTGGATAAGATTCTTTGAAGGAAAAAGGATATATGACTGCATCAGTTCTCCCAACACT GCCCACCCTATCCCTGTTCATGTTGAAGAAGTTCAAG ATATCGTTAGTGTTGCTCATTACATATTAGTTGTCGAGAAAGAATCAG TTTTCCAAAGATTAGCAAACGACCAGTTCTGCAATGCAAATCGTTGCATCATCATCACT GGAAGAGGCTACCCAGATATCCCTACAAGAAG ATTTTTGCGGCTTCTGGTTGATAATTTGCACCTCCCCGCATATTGCTTGGTAGATTGTGATCCCTATGGCTTTGACATCTTAACCACTTACAGATTTGGTTCCATG CAAATGGCTTATGACACGAAGCATCTTCGTGTCCCAGAGATACACTGGCTTGGAGCTTTTCCTTCAGATTCTGAGAGATATTTGGTCCCAAAACAGTGCCTTCTTCCTCTGACTGCTGAAG ACAAGAGAAAAATTGAAGCCATGCTGCTTAGATGCTATCTGCAAAGGGAGGTGCCACGATGGAG GTTGGAGTTAAAGCTGATGCTGCAGAAAGGAGTTAAGTTTGAGCTTGAAGCATTATCTGTGCGTACTCTTGCTTTCTTGACAGAGTCTTACATCCCTTCTAAAATTCATGGTAAAGTGAAATTGTAG
- the LOC130732781 gene encoding uncharacterized protein LOC130732781 — MSVSELVAVLRPAFRAEDYDKVEEVLESKYEKLQVQVEKEKLERIHLEEQLRKRVEEFDRGKKDKENYENLLKIMKEAGGLASGHDSHCIDEMKKKIGELELEKKKLVDGIEELRKKNVELVCENYELNEMKEKWVDDSSALAELRIRVSVLEEEKFNVHNALVAARKRNEEFGSYGLLVEKEEKDEENEEENENGVPDKSDDEMPEQSVSEDRNDSDNESENVKTPRKRNKVSSTKKESAEKSKKIITVERKPRSAPKRISKKPLATHESDDDSEESPKVSSRKKKNEKQGKQKTSTVTKFSSSKEKTEKVTRGRSQSKGKLNPSDGQIRDAICESFKEIDFNTVRSCIIFECWMIPSPVQVEFPKLD, encoded by the exons ATGAGCGTTTCGGAGCTGGTTGCGGTGTTGCGCCCTGCATTTCGGGCGGAGGATTATGATAAGGTCGAGGAGGTTCTGGAGAGCAAGTACGAGAAGCTCCAAGTGCAGGTTGAGAAGGAGAAGCTGGAAAGAATTCATCTTGAGGAACAGCTGAGGAAGAGAGTGGAAGAGTTTGATAGAGGGAAGAAGGATAAGGAGAATTATGAAAACTTGTTGAAGATTATGAAGGAAGCTGGTGGTTTGGCTAGTGGTCATGATTCTCATTGTATTgatgagatgaagaagaagattggtGAGTTAGAGTTGGAGAAGAAAAAATTGGTGGATGGTATTGAAGAGTTAAGGAAAAAGAATGTGGAGTTAGTTTGTGAGAATTATGAGCTGAATGAGATGAAGGAAAAATGGGTTGATGATAGTAGTGCTCTGGCTGAGCTTAGGATCAGGGTCAGTGTTTTGGAGGAGGAGAAGTTTAATGTTCATAATGCCTTGGTTGCAGCTAGGAAGAGAAATGAAGAGTTTG GAAGCTATGGGCTTTTGgttgaaaaagaagagaaagatgaagagaatgaggaggaaaatgaaaatggCGTTCCTGACAAATCTGACGATGAAATGCCTGAGCAATCTGTAAGTGAAGATAGAAATGATTCTGATAATGAATCTGAAAATGTGAAGACACCTAGAAAGAGGAATAAAGTATCATCCACAAAGAAAGAATCTGctgaaaaaagtaaaaagatTATTACAGTTGAAAGGAAACCTCGCTCAGCACCGAAGAGAATTTCCAAGAAGCCATTGGCAACACACGAGTCTGATGATGATAGTGAAGAAAGTCCAAAGGTCTCttcaaggaaaaagaaaaatgaaaaacaaggaAAACAGAAGACCTCAACTGTGACTAAGTTTTCCTCCTCCAAAGAGAAAACGG AAAAGGTTACTAGAGGAAGGAGCCAGAGCAAAGGGAAGTTGAACCCCAGTGATGGTCAGATACGTGATGCAATATGTGAAAGTTTCAAAGAAATCGACTTCAACACGGTAAGAAGTTGCATTATCTTCGAATGCTGGATGATTCCTTCACCAGTGCAAGTGGAATTCCCAAAACTAGATTAG
- the LOC130732997 gene encoding DEK domain-containing chromatin-associated protein 4-like isoform X1: MGEEESVNAVSKTDPNGDSVPEKALGDMSEKKDLEAEGGKILENNGVKDLKEDGVNEMEVDKKADGGEGLDAKDDKVDDNKLVKDNTKVDDVEELKQDKKVDDGEELKEAEKVDDGELLKEDKKVDDGEELTEDKKVGDGEELTEDKKVDDGEDLKEDKKVDGGEEIKEDEKVDGGEEIKEDEKVDGGEEIKENKKDDGKKETEEDKRDDHVHVTEENKKDDTEEESVKLDDETGVKETEDIKEKNENAEAKKPELDAMEEDGVAEDKNESSEKEKIQEKAEDDEDKVAEKSKDEDNAGIQEDDGDEDKVAEKSKEEDCAEDSEKEKIQEEEDEDEDQVAKKSKEEDNAEIQEEDDDEDKVAEKSKEDSTEDIKVEKRSRKRVRGKNNGEKVTKKRKELKETEPRTPSINRPVRERKSVERLVTSMEKDASKEFHIEKGRGTPLKDIPNVAFKITRRKIDDNFKLLHTILFGRRAKAIQVKSNILRFSGFVWHENEEKQMIKVKEKFDKCNKEKLLEFCDLFDVPIAKSTTRKEDIIAKLVDFLGAPQATTTVLLAEKDKSNKTNKRKRTPKRSSSRSGTTSSGRSTKSRKRTKDSSAAEERKNTTDTENESEEEEKDEENEEENENGVPDKSDDEMPDQSVSEDRNDSDNESEDVKTPRKRNKVSSTKKESAEKSKKIITVERKPRSAPKRISKKPLATHESDDDSEESPKVSSRKKKNEKQGKQKTSTVTKSSSSKEKTAEKVTKGRSKSKGKLSPSDGQIRDAICEIFKEVDFNTATFTDILKLLAKQFNTDLTPRKASIKVIIQEELTKLADQAEDDDDGEGDGEDDETQEVEA, encoded by the exons ATGGGTGAGGAAGAATCAGTAAATGCAGTTTCCAAGACTGACCCTAATGGCGATAGCGTGCCAGAGAAAGCTTTAGGTGATATGAGTGAAAAGAAGGATTTGGAAGCTGAGGGAGGAAAGATCTTGGAGAATAATGGAGTCAAAGACTTGAAGGAGGATGGTGTAAATGAAATGGAAGTTGATAAGAAAGCTGACGGTGGAGAAGGACTAGATGCAAAGGATGATAAAGTTGATGATAACAAATTAGTAAAAGACAATACGAAAGTTGATGACGTGGAAGAATTAAAACAGGATAAGAAAGTTGATGATGGAGAAGAATTGAAAGAGGCTGAGAAAGTTGATGATGGGGAATTATTAAAAGAGGATAAGAAAGTTGATGATGGGGAGGAATTGACAGAGGATAAGAAAGTTGGTGATGGGGAAGAATTGACAGAGGATAAGAAAGTTGATGATGGGGAAGATTTGAAAGAGGATAAGAAAGTTGATGGAGGGGAAGAAATTAAGGAGGATGAGAAAGTTGATGGTGGGGAAGAAATTAAGGAGGATGAGAAAGTTGATGGCGGGGAAGAAATAAAGGAGAATAAGAAAGATGATGGCaagaaagaaacagaagaagATAAGAGAGATGATCATGTGCACGTAACAGAAGAAAATAAGAAAGATGATACTGAGGAAGAAAGTGTCAAATTGGATGATGAAACTGGGGTTAAGGAAACTGAGGATATTAAAGAGAAGAATGAAAATGCTGAAGCTAAGAAACCAGAATTGGATGCGATGGAAGAAGATGGTGTCGCTGAAGACAAAAATGAGAGCAGCGAAAAGGAGAAAATTCAAGAAAAGGCGGAAGATGATGAGGATAAGGttgctgagaagtcaaaagacGAAGATAATGCAGGAATCCAAGAAGATGACGGTGATGAGGATAAGGttgctgagaagtcaaaagaagaagattgcGCAGAAGATAGTGAAAAGGAGAAAATTCAAGAAgaggaggatgaggatgaggatcaGGTGGCTAAGAagtcaaaagaagaagataatGCAGAAATTCaagaagaggatgatgatgaggataaggttgctgagaagtcaaaagaaGATAGTACAGAAGATATTAAGGTTGAGAAACGATCGAGAAAGCGTGTGAGAGGAAAGAACAATGGGGAGAAGGtgacaaagaaaagaaaggagCTGAAGGAGACAGAGCCAAGGACTCCTTCTATCAATCGCCCTGTACGTGAAAGGAAATCAGTGGAGAGGTTGGTAACATCAATGGAGAAAGATGCATCCAAAGAATTTCACATTGAAAAG GGTCGTGGTACACCTTTAAAAGATATACCCAATG TGGCATTTAAAATTACTAGAAGGAAGATTGATGATAATTTCAAATTGCTCCATACAATACTCTTCGGTAGGAGAGCCAAG GCAATTCAGGTCAAGAGTAATATATTAAGGTTTTCTGGTTTTGTATGGCATGAAAATGAG GAGAAACAGATGattaaagtaaaagaaaaatttgACAAATGCAATAAAGAGAAGTTACTGGAGTTCTGCGATTTGTTTGACGTACCAATTGCAAAGTCAACAACAAGGAAG GAAGATATTATTGCGAAGCTGGTAGACTTTTTGGGTGCCCCTCAAGCAACAACAACTGTGCTGCTTGCAGAAAAAGATAAG TCAAACAAGACAAATAAACGCAAGCGCACCCCAAAGCGGAGTTCATCTAGATCTGGAACAACATCATCGGGACGTTCTACTAAG AGTAGGAAGAGAACTAAAGATTCTTCAGCAGCCGAGGAGAGAAAGAATACAACTGATACAGAAAAtgaatcagaggaagaagagaaagatgaagagaatgaggaggaaaatgaaaatggTGTTCCTGACAAATCTGACGATGAAATGCCTGACCAATCTGTAAGTGAAGATAGAAATGATTCTGATAATGAATCTGAAGATGTGAAGACACCTAGAAAGAGGAATAAAGTATCATCCACAAAGAAAGAATCTGctgaaaaaagtaaaaagatTATTACAGTTGAAAGGAAACCTCGCTCAGCACCGAAGAGAATTTCCAAGAAGCCATTGGCAACACACGAGTCTGATGATGATAGTGAAGAAAGTCCAAAGGTCTCTTcgaggaaaaagaaaaatgaaaaacaaggaAAACAGAAGACCTCAACTGTGACTAAGTCTTCCTCCTCCAAAGAGAAAACGG CAGAAAAGGTTACTAAAGGAAGGAGCAAGAGCAAAGGGAAGTTGAGCCCCAGTGATGGTCAGATACGCGATGCAATATGTGAAATTTTCAAAGAAGTCGACTTCAACACG GCTACATTTACGGACATTCTGAAGCTTCTTG CTAAGCAATTCAACACAGATCTAACCCCAAGAAAGGCATCTATAAAGGTAATCATTCAGGAAGAGCTGACAAAACTAGCTGATCAagcagaagatgatgatgatggagaaggggatggtgaagatgatgagaCCCAAGAAGTCGAAGCCTGA